Proteins encoded by one window of Pseudonocardia alni:
- a CDS encoding glycoside hydrolase family 3 C-terminal domain-containing protein, with amino-acid sequence MPSVDEDLLTTLIARLDLEAKVRLLTGADFWSTPAEPAIGLRRMVLSDGPSGVRGESFDERSPSLSLPSSTALGATWDPELARRYGSALGAEARRQHADVVLGPTINLHRTPFGGRHFEALSEDPLLTGELAAAYVEGLQAHGVAATPKHYVANDAESERFTVDNAVDERALHELYLAAFEPAVTRAGAWAVMSAYNAVNGATMSENPLLAEPLTGEWGFDGLVMSDWGAVRTTVASARAEQHLVMPGPVGAWGERLVAAVRDGEVEESVVDGKLRRLLRLAARVGALEGAPTPPAVPAAEDGAAVARGLAAAGSVLLRNTGELPWDASSLGTVAVLGHNAALARTQGGGSATVRPAAVVAPLDGLRAALGEDRVRYRLGAQVAEGVQPFDPATVTDPVTGEPGLRAVFRAADGSALRSEHRLGASLIWMGAEIPDGAETVEVSARWAPEPGTHRVGAAAVGHVTVHADGTAVLDTEAVLTGDEGPGAAIFEAPSVTGEVGTDGPVDLVFRFRPSGGEAGMALFALTVGTETVVADPQTEVAAAAALAAACDVAVVVVGTSDRIESEGFDRTSLALPGHQDDLVRAVAAANPRTVVVVNSGAPVLLPWRDEVAAVLLGWFGGERFGDAVADVLLGHAEPGGRLPTTWPATGEERSVLSGRPTGGVLRYDEGVHVGHRNWLRHGETPAYPFGHGLGYTTWTLDDAVAGPWSADGVAVTVTLTNTGHRAGRQVVQAYLSRPGSDVERPARRLAGWAVVDAAPGTTTATVAVSRRAFRHRAGGTWATEPGTYDLHLGFSVSDTPLHATVEVVGEG; translated from the coding sequence ATGCCTTCCGTCGACGAGGACCTGCTCACCACGCTCATCGCCCGGCTCGATCTGGAGGCGAAGGTCCGGCTGCTGACCGGGGCCGACTTCTGGTCCACCCCGGCCGAGCCCGCGATCGGGCTGCGCCGGATGGTGCTGTCGGACGGCCCGTCCGGGGTGCGCGGGGAGAGCTTCGACGAGCGGTCGCCGTCACTGTCGCTGCCGTCGTCGACGGCACTGGGGGCGACCTGGGACCCGGAGCTCGCCCGCCGCTACGGCTCGGCCCTGGGCGCCGAGGCCCGCCGGCAGCACGCCGACGTCGTCCTCGGGCCGACGATCAACCTGCACCGCACCCCCTTCGGCGGCCGCCACTTCGAGGCGCTGTCGGAGGACCCGCTGCTGACCGGCGAGCTCGCCGCGGCCTACGTGGAGGGGCTGCAGGCGCACGGGGTCGCCGCGACACCGAAGCACTACGTCGCCAACGACGCCGAGTCCGAGCGCTTCACCGTGGACAACGCGGTCGACGAGCGGGCGCTGCACGAGCTGTACCTGGCCGCGTTCGAACCGGCCGTCACCCGGGCCGGGGCGTGGGCGGTGATGTCGGCCTACAACGCCGTCAACGGCGCGACGATGAGCGAGAACCCGCTGCTCGCCGAGCCGCTCACCGGCGAGTGGGGCTTCGACGGGCTCGTGATGTCGGACTGGGGCGCGGTGCGCACCACGGTCGCGTCGGCGCGCGCCGAGCAGCACCTGGTGATGCCCGGCCCGGTGGGCGCCTGGGGCGAGCGCCTGGTCGCCGCGGTGCGCGACGGCGAGGTCGAGGAATCCGTCGTCGACGGCAAGCTGCGGAGGCTGCTGCGCCTGGCCGCCCGGGTCGGCGCGCTGGAGGGGGCACCGACGCCGCCCGCCGTCCCGGCCGCCGAGGACGGCGCCGCCGTGGCCCGCGGGCTCGCCGCCGCGGGCAGCGTCCTGCTGCGCAACACCGGCGAGCTGCCGTGGGACGCCTCGTCGCTCGGCACGGTCGCGGTGCTCGGGCACAACGCCGCGCTCGCCCGCACCCAGGGCGGCGGGAGCGCCACGGTCCGACCTGCCGCGGTCGTCGCGCCGCTGGACGGGCTGCGCGCCGCGCTCGGCGAGGACCGGGTGCGGTACCGGCTGGGCGCGCAGGTCGCCGAGGGCGTGCAGCCCTTCGACCCGGCCACGGTCACCGACCCGGTCACCGGGGAACCCGGACTGCGCGCGGTGTTCCGCGCCGCGGACGGCTCCGCGCTGCGCAGCGAGCACCGGCTCGGCGCCTCGCTGATCTGGATGGGCGCCGAGATCCCCGACGGCGCCGAGACCGTCGAGGTGTCGGCACGGTGGGCACCCGAGCCCGGGACGCACCGGGTCGGGGCCGCCGCCGTCGGGCACGTGACGGTGCACGCCGACGGGACGGCGGTGCTCGACACCGAGGCCGTCCTGACCGGCGACGAGGGTCCGGGCGCGGCGATCTTCGAGGCCCCCTCGGTGACCGGGGAGGTCGGCACCGACGGACCGGTCGACCTGGTGTTCCGGTTCCGCCCGTCCGGCGGCGAGGCCGGCATGGCACTGTTCGCGCTCACCGTCGGGACCGAGACCGTCGTCGCCGACCCGCAGACCGAGGTGGCCGCGGCGGCCGCGCTGGCGGCGGCCTGCGACGTCGCCGTCGTCGTGGTCGGGACCAGCGACCGGATCGAGAGCGAGGGCTTCGACCGCACCTCGCTGGCGCTGCCCGGCCACCAGGACGACCTGGTCCGGGCCGTCGCCGCGGCCAACCCGCGCACCGTGGTGGTGGTCAACTCCGGTGCCCCGGTGCTGCTGCCCTGGCGCGACGAGGTGGCCGCGGTGCTGCTCGGCTGGTTCGGCGGCGAGCGCTTCGGCGACGCCGTCGCCGACGTGCTGCTCGGGCACGCCGAGCCGGGCGGGCGGCTGCCGACCACCTGGCCCGCCACCGGCGAGGAGCGCTCGGTGCTCTCCGGGCGCCCGACCGGCGGCGTCCTGCGCTACGACGAGGGCGTGCACGTCGGGCACCGCAACTGGCTGCGCCACGGCGAGACGCCGGCCTACCCGTTCGGGCACGGGCTCGGCTACACCACCTGGACCCTCGACGACGCCGTCGCCGGGCCCTGGTCGGCCGACGGCGTCGCGGTGACGGTCACCCTGACCAACACCGGCCACCGGGCGGGCCGCCAGGTCGTGCAGGCCTACCTGTCCCGGCCCGGCTCCGACGTCGAGCGGCCCGCCCGCCGGCTGGCCGGCTGGGCGGTCGTCGACGCCGCCCCCGGCACGACGACGGCCACCGTGGCGGTGTCACGGCGCGCGTTCCGCCACCGTGCGGGCGGGACGTGGGCGACCGAGCCGGGGACCTACGACCTGCACCTCGGGTTCTCCGTGTCCGACACCCCGCTGCACGCGACGGTGGAGGTCGTCGGCGAGGGCTGA
- a CDS encoding MFS transporter, with protein sequence MTTTERPPAPTATRSAPPHERGTPGYRRLGIALWLSGLATFVLVYSVQGLLPTLSAEFGVPSSTASLVLSATTGTLALAVLPLSALTESWGRARVMTWALAASAVLALLAPLAPTFETLVVVRGLQGIALAALPALSMAHLTHEVAPRHLGGAVGLLIAGNTLGGLSGRLVASWVAELGGWRAGLAAVGAVSVLATVAFRLLLPPATAPAPARTRLRDLGGPLRRHLTDRGLLCLFGMAFLLMGAFVTVYNYLGFRLLAPPFSLPGTLVGLVFLGYLAGSWASTGAGRLGDRFGRRPVLWVATLVALGGIWVTLPDLLLTTLAGLLLVTVGFFGAHSVASSWVGRRSAMLPGAVPAQASSLYLVGYYAGSSIGGAVGGVAYDHAGWAGVVGYVSALLAGALGLALVLRRTPAPA encoded by the coding sequence ATGACAACGACCGAGCGTCCCCCGGCTCCGACCGCCACCCGGTCCGCCCCGCCCCACGAGCGCGGCACCCCCGGCTACCGGCGGCTCGGCATCGCCCTGTGGCTCTCGGGTCTGGCGACGTTCGTGCTGGTCTACAGCGTGCAGGGGCTGCTGCCGACGCTCTCGGCGGAGTTCGGCGTGCCCTCGTCGACGGCCAGCCTGGTCCTGTCGGCGACGACCGGCACCCTCGCCCTCGCCGTACTGCCGCTGTCCGCGCTCACCGAGTCCTGGGGCCGCGCGCGGGTCATGACCTGGGCGCTCGCGGCGTCGGCGGTCCTCGCACTGCTCGCCCCGCTGGCGCCCACCTTCGAAACCCTCGTCGTCGTCCGCGGGCTGCAGGGCATCGCCCTCGCGGCGCTGCCGGCCCTGTCGATGGCCCACCTCACCCACGAGGTCGCGCCGCGGCACCTCGGCGGCGCGGTCGGGCTGCTCATCGCCGGCAACACCCTCGGCGGGCTGTCCGGGCGGCTCGTCGCGTCCTGGGTCGCCGAGCTCGGCGGCTGGCGGGCCGGACTCGCCGCCGTCGGTGCGGTCTCGGTGCTCGCGACCGTCGCGTTCCGGCTGCTCCTGCCGCCCGCGACGGCGCCCGCCCCGGCCCGCACGCGCCTGCGCGACCTCGGTGGACCGCTGCGCCGCCACCTCACCGACCGGGGCCTGCTCTGTCTGTTCGGGATGGCGTTCCTGCTGATGGGCGCGTTCGTGACCGTCTACAACTACCTCGGGTTCCGGCTGCTGGCCCCGCCGTTCTCGCTGCCCGGCACCCTGGTGGGGCTGGTGTTCCTCGGCTATCTCGCCGGCAGCTGGGCCTCCACCGGCGCGGGCAGGCTGGGGGACCGGTTCGGGCGCCGCCCGGTGCTGTGGGTGGCGACGCTGGTCGCGCTCGGCGGGATCTGGGTGACCCTGCCCGACCTGCTCCTCACCACCCTGGCCGGCCTGCTGCTGGTGACCGTCGGCTTCTTCGGCGCCCACTCGGTCGCCAGCTCCTGGGTGGGGCGGCGCTCGGCGATGCTGCCCGGTGCGGTGCCGGCCCAGGCGTCGTCGCTCTACCTGGTCGGCTACTACGCCGGGTCCAGCATCGGCGGCGCCGTCGGCGGGGTCGCCTACGACCACGCCGGCTGGGCGGGCGTCGTCGGCTACGTCAGCGCCCTGCTGGCCGGGGCGCTGGGCCTCGCCCTGGTCCTGCGGCGCACCCCGGCCCCCGCCTGA
- a CDS encoding MFS transporter: MTDAAHDTHRPAGDGSAGPPGEDPLPRRVPVFAVVGLALLMFSLDGTSVATALTTISGDLGADLAWTGWVVTVAAVGQILALPLGGWLSDRFGGRRMFLAGVAVFTVMSGLSALSPSIGVLIACRLVQGLAGGVMLPAANGIVAHQFGRDRDRALALFTSVFPIGAILGPLVGGLVLTTWTWHGIFLVNVPIGILLVAVGLALVDDPPHRRTARIDAVGIALLVVTLLATMLTITRLGSPGSGPGWTALAGVVALTAGAVFVRHARRRPDAVVPVHLLAGRGLGIMNVTNVVFGAVVIGFSATLPLYAQVRYDLPAFVAGALLTGRAIGTIVTSAAAVALLRRLGFRPLLLGGLVAVVAGLVVTAVAPLFGGPTVWLLAGSTLLGLGTGLSGPAANNAGMHLVPDEVAAVSGLRIMFRQMGGIAAVSVLTAAVTAAEDPGVAAGIAYGVLAVALAVVGLAAARIPNRRGRW; this comes from the coding sequence GTGACCGACGCCGCCCACGACACCCACCGCCCGGCCGGGGACGGCTCCGCCGGGCCACCCGGCGAGGACCCGCTGCCCCGGCGCGTGCCGGTCTTCGCCGTCGTCGGTCTGGCGCTGCTGATGTTCTCCCTCGACGGGACGTCGGTCGCCACCGCGCTGACGACGATCAGCGGCGACCTCGGCGCCGACCTGGCCTGGACCGGCTGGGTCGTGACCGTCGCCGCCGTCGGGCAGATCCTGGCGTTGCCACTGGGCGGCTGGCTGTCCGACCGCTTCGGCGGCCGGCGGATGTTCCTGGCCGGGGTCGCCGTGTTCACGGTGATGTCCGGGCTGAGCGCGCTCAGCCCCTCGATCGGCGTGCTCATCGCCTGCCGGCTGGTGCAGGGCCTCGCCGGCGGCGTGATGCTGCCGGCCGCCAACGGGATCGTCGCGCACCAGTTCGGACGTGACCGGGACCGGGCGCTCGCCCTGTTCACCAGCGTCTTCCCGATCGGCGCGATCCTCGGACCGCTGGTCGGCGGGCTGGTGCTCACCACCTGGACCTGGCACGGCATCTTCCTGGTGAACGTGCCGATCGGGATCCTGCTCGTCGCCGTCGGGCTGGCCCTGGTCGACGACCCTCCGCACCGGCGGACCGCGCGGATCGACGCCGTCGGGATCGCGCTGCTCGTCGTGACCCTGCTGGCCACGATGCTCACCATCACCCGGCTCGGCTCGCCGGGGTCGGGGCCCGGCTGGACCGCCCTGGCCGGGGTGGTCGCGCTGACGGCGGGTGCGGTGTTCGTCCGGCACGCCCGGCGACGGCCCGACGCGGTCGTCCCGGTGCACCTGCTCGCCGGGCGCGGTCTGGGCATCATGAACGTCACCAACGTCGTCTTCGGCGCCGTGGTGATCGGGTTCTCGGCGACCCTGCCGCTCTACGCCCAGGTCCGCTACGACCTGCCCGCGTTCGTCGCCGGAGCGCTGCTGACCGGCCGCGCGATCGGCACCATCGTCACCTCGGCGGCCGCGGTCGCGCTGCTGCGCCGGCTGGGCTTCCGGCCGCTGCTGCTCGGGGGCCTGGTCGCCGTCGTCGCCGGGCTGGTGGTCACTGCGGTCGCGCCCCTGTTCGGCGGGCCCACGGTGTGGCTGCTCGCCGGCTCCACCCTGCTCGGCCTGGGCACGGGCCTGTCCGGGCCGGCCGCCAACAACGCCGGCATGCACCTGGTGCCCGACGAGGTCGCTGCGGTGTCCGGGCTGCGCATCATGTTCCGGCAGATGGGCGGCATCGCCGCGGTGTCGGTGCTGACCGCCGCCGTCACCGCCGCCGAGGACCCGGGCGTGGCCGCCGGGATCGCCTACGGGGTGCTGGCGGTGGCGCTCGCGGTGGTCGGCCTGGCGGCCGCGCGGATCCCGAACCGGCGCGGCCGCTGGTGA
- a CDS encoding TetR/AcrR family transcriptional regulator → MTTGRGRYAKGRQRREQILDTALEVFATGGFHASSTKEIARRVGVSEPTLFHYFGSKQALLVAVLQARDERSAAARAEPGSGPEALLETVRDNGSEPGLVRLYAVTSAEATDPGHAAHDWFARRYDRLRTALAAELEPGAGPGADPGADPGAGAAPAGELTPDRVARLLLAAADGLQVQWLLDRPPGGAPVAPADPGGFDMAADLRALVAALVPPR, encoded by the coding sequence GTGACGACGGGACGCGGGCGCTACGCCAAGGGGCGGCAGCGGCGGGAGCAGATCCTGGACACGGCGCTGGAGGTGTTCGCGACCGGCGGCTTCCACGCGTCGTCGACGAAGGAGATCGCGCGCCGGGTCGGGGTCAGCGAGCCGACCCTGTTCCACTACTTCGGGTCCAAGCAGGCGCTGCTGGTCGCGGTGCTGCAGGCCCGCGACGAGCGCTCCGCCGCCGCGCGCGCCGAGCCCGGGAGCGGCCCCGAGGCGCTGCTGGAGACCGTGCGCGACAACGGGTCCGAGCCCGGTCTGGTCCGGCTGTACGCGGTCACCTCGGCCGAGGCGACCGACCCGGGCCACGCCGCCCACGACTGGTTCGCCCGGCGCTACGACCGGCTGCGGACCGCGCTCGCCGCGGAGCTGGAGCCCGGAGCGGGTCCGGGTGCGGACCCCGGTGCCGACCCCGGAGCCGGCGCGGCGCCCGCCGGGGAGCTCACCCCGGACCGGGTGGCCCGGCTGCTGCTGGCCGCGGCCGACGGGCTGCAGGTCCAGTGGCTGCTCGACCGCCCTCCCGGCGGCGCCCCGGTCGCCCCGGCCGACCCCGGCGGGTTCGACATGGCGGCCGACCTGCGTGCCCTCGTCGCGGCGCTCGTCCCGCCGCGGTGA
- a CDS encoding serine/threonine-protein kinase → MSGTAELPGAAGPERTDEIPAGLPGAGDVVGGRYELRHVLGRGGMSTVHLAHDRELDRPVAVKLLLRAGDHGDVARLRDEARAAAAIDHPGVVTVHDTGTTGHTAWVVMSYVEGETLARRIGRTGPLEPREVTRIGAAVSEALAAAHRAGVVHRDVTPGNIILRPDGTVVVTDFGIARLGDGAGRTRTGHVIGTPLYLAPEQGRGAAHLDGRADLYALACCLFTALTGRPPFTDADPLAVVVAHLRETPPRPSSLRPGVPPALEEVLLQALAKDPDRRPRDAAALAARLRAVHGDPAPPPVGTRERPAGDDTVPAAPGVPGDGAGTHALDSTLAEVDHDDGAAADRRRRAGALLLVLAALLLLGAVVALLLF, encoded by the coding sequence GTGAGCGGGACGGCCGAGCTGCCGGGCGCGGCCGGACCGGAACGCACCGACGAGATCCCGGCCGGCCTGCCGGGCGCGGGTGACGTGGTGGGCGGGCGCTACGAGCTGCGCCACGTGCTCGGCCGGGGCGGGATGTCGACGGTGCACCTGGCCCACGACCGGGAGCTGGACCGCCCGGTCGCGGTCAAGCTGCTGCTGCGCGCGGGCGACCACGGCGACGTCGCCCGGCTGCGCGACGAGGCCCGCGCCGCCGCCGCGATCGACCACCCCGGCGTCGTCACCGTGCACGACACCGGCACGACCGGGCACACGGCCTGGGTCGTCATGTCCTACGTCGAGGGCGAGACCCTCGCGCGGCGCATCGGGCGGACCGGCCCGCTGGAGCCGCGGGAGGTGACCCGGATCGGGGCTGCCGTGTCCGAGGCGCTCGCCGCCGCGCACCGGGCCGGGGTGGTGCACCGCGACGTCACCCCCGGCAACATCATCCTGCGCCCGGACGGGACCGTCGTCGTGACCGACTTCGGCATCGCGCGCCTCGGCGACGGCGCCGGGCGCACCCGGACCGGTCATGTGATCGGCACCCCGCTCTACCTGGCCCCCGAGCAGGGCCGCGGCGCCGCGCACCTCGACGGCCGTGCGGATCTGTACGCGCTGGCCTGCTGCCTGTTCACCGCGCTCACCGGACGGCCGCCGTTCACCGACGCCGACCCGCTCGCGGTGGTCGTGGCGCACCTGCGGGAGACGCCGCCACGGCCGTCGTCGCTGCGCCCGGGCGTCCCACCCGCGCTGGAGGAGGTGCTCCTGCAGGCCCTGGCCAAGGACCCGGACCGGCGCCCGCGCGACGCCGCGGCACTCGCCGCCCGGCTGCGCGCGGTGCACGGCGACCCGGCTCCCCCGCCGGTCGGCACCCGGGAGCGACCCGCCGGTGACGACACCGTCCCGGCCGCGCCGGGGGTACCCGGGGACGGGGCGGGGACGCACGCGCTGGACAGCACGCTGGCCGAGGTCGACCACGACGACGGTGCCGCCGCGGACCGCCGTCGCAGGGCCGGAGCGCTGCTGCTGGTGCTGGCCGCGCTGCTGCTGCTCGGCGCGGTCGTGGCCCTCCTGCTGTTCTGA
- a CDS encoding LysR substrate-binding domain-containing protein, producing the protein MHESLAPALHRFVAVARDGHLTRAAERIGVPQPTLSRAIARLESELGVALFRRSGRGLALTAAGRTLLPRAEAALAELGAGVAELAGDADPVTGRVALGFLGTMGTFAVPGILREFREHHPRVRIELVQVPHAALLERVRDGRVDLALTSPVPDEPGLVATPLAEEELRLAVPSGHRLAGAGAADLAEVADDPFLLFARGYGLQGVVESWCAQAGFRPRRAFEGGETATLRGLVGAGLGVALLPAGPDVPGVVQVPVRSPHTVRTLGMVHAADPRPTAPVRDLRAFVVRHGPRWLADHG; encoded by the coding sequence ATGCATGAGTCGTTGGCACCGGCGCTGCACCGCTTCGTCGCGGTCGCGCGCGACGGTCACCTCACCCGCGCCGCGGAGCGGATCGGGGTCCCGCAGCCCACGCTGTCGCGGGCGATCGCCCGGCTGGAGAGCGAACTGGGCGTCGCGCTGTTCCGGCGGTCCGGGCGCGGGCTGGCGCTGACCGCGGCCGGGCGGACGCTGCTGCCGCGGGCCGAGGCCGCGCTGGCCGAGCTCGGTGCGGGCGTCGCCGAGCTGGCGGGCGACGCCGACCCGGTCACCGGCCGGGTCGCGCTCGGCTTCCTCGGGACGATGGGCACCTTCGCGGTGCCGGGGATCCTGCGGGAGTTCCGGGAGCACCACCCGCGGGTGCGGATCGAGCTGGTGCAGGTGCCGCACGCGGCACTGCTGGAACGGGTCCGTGACGGCCGGGTCGACCTGGCCCTCACCTCCCCCGTGCCCGACGAGCCGGGCCTGGTCGCGACCCCGCTGGCCGAGGAGGAGCTGCGCCTCGCGGTGCCGTCCGGGCACCGGCTGGCGGGCGCTGGTGCCGCGGACCTCGCCGAGGTCGCCGACGACCCGTTCCTGCTGTTCGCCCGCGGTTACGGGCTGCAGGGGGTGGTGGAGTCGTGGTGCGCGCAGGCCGGGTTCCGCCCGCGCCGGGCGTTCGAGGGCGGGGAGACGGCGACGCTGCGCGGTCTGGTCGGGGCCGGGCTGGGCGTCGCGCTGCTCCCCGCCGGGCCGGACGTGCCGGGGGTGGTGCAGGTGCCGGTGCGCAGCCCGCACACCGTGCGGACGCTGGGGATGGTGCACGCGGCCGACCCGCGGCCGACGGCGCCGGTGCGGGACCTGCGGGCGTTCGTCGTCCGGCACGGGCCACGGTGGCTGGCCGACCACGGGTGA
- a CDS encoding helical backbone metal receptor produces MTARTAAPVDDEGREVGVPGSVRRVVSIVPSLTEALEATAPGIVVGATDWCTHPGDLGAERIRGTKNPDVERIVALAPDLVVANQEENRLPDLDALRAAGLPVYVTDIRDVDGGLASLGRLLDACGLGEPGWLREARELWADVEPASPRRRAVVPIWRRPWMAVGSDTFTGAVLDRIGIDNALAGSPERYPRIDPAALPEHDLVVLPDEPYLFTADDGPEAFDAPSALVSGRLLTWYGPSLVEAARELPAALWTR; encoded by the coding sequence ATGACTGCGCGGACTGCGGCACCGGTCGACGACGAGGGACGCGAGGTCGGAGTCCCGGGCAGCGTGCGGCGGGTCGTGTCGATCGTGCCGTCGCTGACCGAGGCACTGGAGGCGACCGCGCCCGGCATCGTCGTCGGCGCGACCGACTGGTGCACCCACCCCGGCGACCTCGGCGCGGAACGGATCCGGGGGACGAAGAACCCCGACGTCGAGCGGATCGTCGCGCTGGCCCCGGACCTGGTCGTCGCCAACCAGGAGGAGAACCGCCTCCCCGATCTGGACGCGCTGCGCGCCGCGGGGCTGCCGGTCTACGTCACCGACATCCGCGACGTCGACGGCGGCCTCGCCTCGCTGGGCCGACTGCTCGACGCCTGCGGGCTCGGCGAACCCGGCTGGCTGCGCGAGGCCCGCGAGCTGTGGGCCGACGTCGAGCCCGCGTCGCCGCGGCGGCGCGCCGTGGTGCCGATCTGGCGGCGGCCGTGGATGGCCGTCGGCTCGGACACCTTCACCGGCGCGGTGCTGGACCGGATCGGGATCGACAACGCACTCGCCGGCTCCCCCGAGCGCTACCCGCGGATCGACCCCGCGGCGCTGCCGGAGCACGACCTCGTCGTGCTGCCCGACGAGCCGTACCTGTTCACCGCCGACGACGGGCCCGAGGCGTTCGACGCGCCGTCGGCGCTGGTCAGCGGGCGGCTGCTGACCTGGTACGGGCCGAGCCTGGTGGAGGCGGCGCGGGAGCTGCCCGCCGCGCTCTGGACCCGCTGA